One Candidatus Woesearchaeota archaeon DNA window includes the following coding sequences:
- a CDS encoding carboxypeptidase regulatory-like domain-containing protein: MLLFNLLISYSPVEAQSLRGCCFKQTSSLFCKTVPDHITYEQCCPGGSCTPEQYDPDSPCDQTEICNQIGCCVDSCKTETHSDCPPPNGFVYYDEDSFSCSMIDIVPNPCTTGCCAYVAQNQVQDCRDSINRNNCIIVPPSPFDGTIFFPNEACVDVCDIGAPAATGNLTGHMFGPGNSVITATNREVRIADKAAIPSSSTGAFSIPRIPVGQHEVTAYAQGYAPVSSTVTISQNAAADVTLVLTIATDMGIVFGNVTDFETGMPVGATIFTEGLPNAYTGGNGQYVITNVQQGLKVFTATAPGYNSNVLQKMVIAGMQNQLDFQLVRTPSSELCGNSDIDDGEECDPTYLNGAPCEGYCIEGQCRCAQTCLDMLGQCCVFGYQCSGAGGEYYGLPLDCQNVQYQGSDFGCCDVPCEPIPPCLNGNATNLPVSRTNISGLSGPYCYCGDEYINVNTAAGYCCGANYQTQMCVAGGLFRGYVLNSSGSPIEEAYVKLYGSYEFSTYTNVEGYFTIGGVSPGEYDVVIKKHLFENINQSVNIISNQVTERNFTMVPVNTSCMFGIPPPQLGVHWTRGEELLEFTWNQSCPENVKEFYLFKDGLPLTRLTKEKRNYIDYDVHWDIPYSYFLVVFSHNMDVNESNRIGASPGDHQCEDMLEETEFCMDDIEEPQPGAELKYIRARCNEMNQMAAWNGTNFSSGGDCREMLGSNDAFCLELDNLTWCEMAFGYCENLGEYYNLFGLYYDLEYDSLTCEYNNSANPPEHMYCYYDVSQTSVDACMDCRMPHSCYDYRSEYACTTNNCVAGNGKGCEWAQFVDYFGELGKGICYEPGYDGNKCGLCGPDKPPFENTHCTPGVCSLLGKCYSNEDETQCYSCDSTKQCEQYSDRIACEGLGMQGFDVPDPVCRTSPENILSDDACGLGRCRWIIGTTGEGICVKDGNDLDGRDCVADDTPEGIACRDDQTPPATILTNMPMFIISTGTTLEFLPDVDSDKSFYCINGTGFPPCCPTNEIVMDCANSSDPSTCKTSISLPNLEYPLENFEGDIELRFYSIDKHKNVEDLNIKSIFVDTIIPAIDVTYTVINSSADEFTSNLSIGIEASEHVYCTDRLKKGSDVWQNLFITEVDIDEQYETVYPDMQDGTYTYFLNCSDDYGNIRAIEQILKIDRVHLIFDESPNNVTLPVQPEVRLFMKTYGEQDYCRYMQTAPQHGSWKNFNGGFAGLGISDGAGHYYYEETLYDLDSGTYEFDVECRDGENGLGSLLDVSNLIFTVDGLPPVTAVFMEENSYRNLLDESRFYKEPSVIFNCSDTDQGPPPEFGCAQTLFCYGESRCEPSTAYANPVFISQPSGDYTLCYQSFDLAGTAEEVICRSMKIDKTGPDVTVYEMPITRSTQQWVTGSFNDENIVDVWIKVEERHGVRSFFALAEINHDLMGFRKQAELFNGENIITATAIDAANNRGFDQAIVILDQEGPDFKTPEITDHRKKKIADSPTLGAEYGYPVNFSVFVFDTNYTHELRNITLIIRNRNSSDPPIDVSIPMAEINVTSGIMDEGMYSVVYMPAEHGLIPIGDYNATFYAEDRLGNANSVMRHFFVNDTLSALVNITHPLDQMLYSQEAMDVLGTYVEPSIDHLNVIVVGEKNLSSYTAAYDASSFNASVLLYPGPNLIQANAVDIFNNSGSDYVIILNDLIPPNISGMSITDTYNGNDPDSDSVLEYGFPLFFRTEAEDYKYTYNVTKVELRLMCQDLAGEPQVIVDTLYPDTPILTYGGGNVFNGTMYMLNETPYFSVYFDDEVHVSDMVLEDFCMNCVVSTTDDSMTYLVTPWKSDPVEPGFYSLLITARKLLANGSYGPFVDFSVPFGLVPYYPSDLNLSEGQSLVFTQRFDSGSVGDYTVLNTTQAPGQCSFDRTFDMVKTLEVGQYRNKTYYSFLYEPEIVGGRALLGSAWYNAVFRAYDQFGNMGEEYVLFRIIDSIPPKFNITVDSDFVNSLGQTKIGRNRDYYVNVLADKPLDSISLFQYSVFSPKTSSFTTKHLTPISGSGNNYTFAMRVYNNEYFDGLSGNNTEFLIKALSQDGIEGTEESIVDGRYFEIDTKAPDIILEPDLDGEVVYEAVEQRRITGITEPVEPNSFINLTMSVISGRIKRPSDIQHYSYGIHTAGLSLPVGASNLYGHHSEGSASIVVNNDVTSKFAEGNYLEFHDNNDAYKRLTYERYEIMDSSFDEGNQITTLFISPGLESGIPEGVLVKAYAEPYPTGWFEHYLDLFVGNNTIGMYAVDELGNLGKTLRRTIINDITPPEIYQVRPYGGSVINGKRLKLTAKIEDLFSPVKMSSIQLVLNNQTFGCQSGLKCRRIDDRKFDISYDPSRWVTDVYNATLIAYDVVGNLGVYNWMFEIDPDVPDNPEIVLLNGSQFRDVWYSDDVTPTFRVKFTNRTYASIERIVLVDELIGVVFSRIDDWTFYANPWKENQLYDSLYLMRIEAHEIFSDNEASRNGVYFQEFVVDTVAPEVYLDNIGRTNRIQNFGVDGDYYDYFMDENDRVLVHGDVESRNAALNGPFFRAITSFIEQFEQGTRRIFATAFDKAGNNRTASIDVEVDTVAPSVEITKIEPMDGSLVVVEGDSAEGGLVNYTLDYIPVRIKGIADLNTDLIVNITSPEGTVTYISEIVTNVSAAHAVFVLDNVLLPYSIDDLKTLHVVDAFSIDDAGNKGSHRANVILDKTGPIITFVAPRHSFDPAPRITVETDEPATCTLVYTPLSGAEKTVHMTASFSRKHYSQLEELPSNENKETPTQLKFICVDQFGYESVDYDYVVIDKKPPRIVGWDLSVNTKELVNDLPGEKYFIMFMYNETEMSVVGSEPVRCRYDRADVPFSEMRFDFMNFGAGFMAEDISRPFQMVDRTNNTFYISCEDQAGLVSGNKRLVIYLDIFYPIHIYDISPERYTNDLTPEISGITRRETVCGIERVDYSNVFAFIFDYVSKIFTGAGRMAASFRKDHYYHETLVSGDSSSPTQVSLEENATYSFRMTCSDPSGTFEPGSKTVTFTVDTKVDSPIIYSPQQGFVTNETLIYVEGAVERMSRINIYVNNLRQNPEPIPAEDGAFSYWAVLQHGSNEVKVEVIDKASNTASSFVTGVYNNIGPTVEYIDPDYSSILPYVEYISGKIYSDIGLDMQSAEVQLFRTGSAQPLSGQIVEMDDIRFRFVPDTPLDEGLYRLVVVPKNNLGSRGQGYLSIFEVDENSAQLFLRSPYEGEWPYRDLVITSPEVLLEGEFFSYYRLNDSKLYIDGKRSALSLVDNEFSVVKVLEQESKNTIKFFAEDRYDHQTMVVGHVFRDTKGPKLICIGFYCE, encoded by the coding sequence ATGTTACTTTTTAATCTGCTCATCTCTTATTCTCCTGTTGAGGCCCAGTCATTGAGGGGCTGTTGTTTCAAGCAGACCTCTTCGCTTTTCTGCAAGACTGTCCCTGATCATATAACTTATGAGCAATGCTGTCCTGGCGGCTCATGCACCCCTGAGCAGTATGATCCTGACAGCCCATGCGATCAGACTGAGATCTGCAATCAGATAGGCTGCTGCGTTGATTCATGCAAAACAGAGACCCACAGCGACTGTCCCCCTCCCAATGGTTTTGTCTACTATGACGAGGATTCTTTTTCATGTTCTATGATTGATATCGTTCCTAATCCCTGCACAACTGGCTGCTGTGCCTATGTCGCCCAGAATCAGGTGCAGGATTGCCGTGATTCGATAAACAGGAATAATTGCATCATTGTCCCCCCGAGCCCTTTTGATGGCACGATATTTTTTCCTAATGAGGCCTGTGTTGATGTCTGCGATATAGGCGCTCCTGCTGCCACAGGAAACCTGACAGGCCACATGTTCGGTCCTGGCAATTCGGTGATCACGGCCACGAATAGGGAAGTGAGGATTGCTGACAAGGCGGCTATACCCAGCTCAAGCACCGGTGCTTTCAGCATTCCAAGAATACCTGTCGGCCAGCATGAGGTCACTGCATATGCCCAGGGTTATGCCCCTGTATCCAGTACAGTCACCATCTCGCAGAATGCCGCTGCTGATGTCACTTTGGTTTTGACGATTGCGACAGATATGGGCATAGTCTTCGGTAATGTCACTGATTTCGAGACAGGTATGCCTGTTGGCGCCACTATTTTTACAGAAGGTCTTCCCAATGCCTATACTGGGGGGAATGGACAGTATGTCATCACGAATGTTCAGCAGGGCCTTAAGGTATTCACTGCGACTGCTCCCGGATACAATAGCAATGTCCTGCAGAAGATGGTCATTGCAGGGATGCAGAATCAGCTGGATTTCCAGCTTGTCAGGACTCCGTCTTCTGAGCTTTGCGGCAACAGCGATATTGATGATGGCGAGGAGTGCGATCCGACTTATCTCAATGGCGCCCCGTGTGAAGGTTACTGCATTGAGGGCCAGTGCAGGTGCGCGCAGACTTGTCTTGACATGCTTGGCCAGTGCTGTGTCTTCGGCTATCAGTGCAGCGGTGCAGGTGGTGAGTATTATGGCCTGCCGCTTGACTGCCAGAATGTGCAGTATCAGGGCTCTGATTTCGGCTGCTGTGACGTGCCTTGCGAGCCGATACCTCCATGCCTTAACGGCAATGCCACGAATCTTCCTGTCTCGAGGACGAACATTTCCGGTCTGAGCGGCCCATACTGCTATTGCGGCGACGAGTACATAAATGTGAACACTGCAGCAGGCTATTGCTGCGGCGCGAATTACCAGACCCAGATGTGTGTTGCCGGTGGCTTGTTCAGGGGTTATGTGCTTAACAGCTCAGGGTCGCCGATAGAGGAGGCTTATGTCAAGCTTTATGGCAGTTATGAGTTTTCAACTTATACAAATGTTGAAGGCTATTTCACGATAGGCGGCGTAAGCCCGGGGGAGTATGATGTTGTCATCAAGAAGCATCTTTTTGAGAATATTAACCAGTCAGTAAACATCATTTCGAATCAGGTCACTGAGAGGAATTTCACGATGGTGCCTGTGAACACAAGCTGCATGTTCGGCATCCCCCCTCCTCAGCTTGGGGTGCACTGGACCAGGGGTGAGGAGCTTCTGGAATTCACCTGGAACCAGTCATGTCCTGAGAATGTCAAGGAGTTCTATCTTTTCAAGGATGGCCTCCCTCTGACCAGGCTCACAAAAGAGAAGAGAAATTATATTGATTATGATGTGCATTGGGATATCCCTTACTCTTATTTCCTTGTTGTCTTCAGCCATAATATGGATGTTAATGAGAGCAACAGGATAGGTGCCAGCCCCGGAGATCATCAGTGTGAGGATATGCTTGAGGAGACAGAGTTCTGCATGGATGACATCGAGGAGCCGCAGCCTGGCGCAGAGCTCAAGTACATCCGTGCTCGCTGCAATGAGATGAACCAGATGGCTGCCTGGAATGGCACTAACTTCTCTTCTGGCGGGGATTGCAGGGAGATGCTTGGGAGCAATGATGCTTTCTGTCTTGAGCTTGATAATTTGACCTGGTGCGAGATGGCTTTCGGTTATTGCGAGAACCTCGGCGAGTACTATAATCTCTTCGGATTGTATTATGATCTTGAGTATGACAGCCTGACCTGTGAATACAATAATTCGGCAAATCCGCCGGAGCACATGTACTGCTATTATGATGTCTCGCAGACATCTGTTGATGCCTGCATGGATTGCAGGATGCCGCATTCATGCTATGATTACAGGTCTGAATATGCATGCACAACCAATAATTGTGTGGCTGGCAACGGGAAAGGGTGTGAATGGGCCCAGTTTGTGGATTATTTCGGTGAGTTGGGCAAAGGCATCTGTTATGAGCCGGGTTATGATGGCAATAAGTGCGGGCTTTGCGGTCCTGATAAGCCTCCTTTTGAGAACACACATTGCACTCCAGGGGTATGTTCATTGCTCGGCAAGTGCTATTCCAATGAGGACGAGACCCAATGCTATTCATGTGATTCGACCAAGCAGTGTGAGCAGTATTCTGACAGGATTGCCTGTGAGGGCCTCGGTATGCAGGGTTTTGATGTGCCTGATCCTGTATGCAGGACAAGCCCGGAGAACATCCTCAGTGATGATGCATGCGGGCTTGGCAGGTGCAGGTGGATAATAGGCACTACCGGAGAAGGCATTTGCGTGAAGGACGGCAATGACCTTGATGGCAGGGATTGTGTTGCCGATGATACTCCTGAAGGCATCGCTTGCCGTGATGACCAGACTCCTCCTGCGACCATCCTGACAAATATGCCGATGTTCATCATCTCTACCGGCACCACCTTGGAGTTCTTGCCTGATGTCGATTCAGATAAGAGCTTTTATTGCATCAACGGGACAGGATTCCCTCCTTGCTGTCCTACAAATGAGATCGTTATGGATTGTGCCAATTCATCTGATCCTTCTACCTGCAAGACTTCAATAAGCCTGCCTAACCTGGAATATCCGCTGGAGAATTTTGAGGGGGACATAGAGCTCAGGTTCTATTCAATAGACAAGCATAAGAATGTCGAGGACCTGAATATAAAATCTATTTTTGTCGATACTATAATTCCCGCTATTGATGTCACATACACTGTCATCAACAGTTCCGCAGATGAGTTCACTTCCAACCTGTCGATCGGGATTGAGGCATCCGAGCATGTCTACTGCACTGACCGGCTGAAGAAGGGTTCTGATGTCTGGCAGAATCTTTTCATAACAGAGGTTGATATTGATGAGCAATACGAGACTGTATATCCTGATATGCAGGATGGCACTTACACTTATTTCCTGAACTGCTCTGATGATTATGGTAATATCCGTGCGATTGAGCAGATACTGAAGATAGACCGTGTCCATCTGATATTTGACGAGTCTCCCAATAATGTGACCCTGCCAGTCCAGCCAGAAGTCAGGCTTTTCATGAAGACATACGGTGAGCAGGATTATTGCAGGTACATGCAGACAGCCCCCCAGCATGGTTCCTGGAAGAATTTCAATGGGGGCTTCGCGGGTCTTGGCATCTCTGATGGTGCAGGGCATTACTATTATGAGGAGACGCTCTATGATCTGGACAGCGGGACTTATGAGTTTGATGTCGAATGCAGGGATGGTGAGAACGGATTGGGCAGCCTCCTTGATGTCTCCAACCTGATTTTCACTGTTGATGGCCTGCCCCCTGTGACAGCTGTGTTTATGGAGGAGAATTCCTACAGGAATCTGCTGGATGAATCAAGGTTCTATAAGGAGCCTTCTGTTATTTTCAACTGTTCTGACACTGATCAGGGTCCGCCTCCCGAGTTCGGCTGCGCGCAGACCCTTTTCTGTTATGGAGAATCAAGGTGCGAGCCTTCCACTGCATATGCCAATCCTGTTTTTATCTCCCAGCCTTCAGGGGATTACACTCTTTGCTATCAGTCATTTGACCTTGCTGGTACAGCAGAGGAGGTCATCTGCAGATCCATGAAGATCGACAAGACCGGTCCGGATGTCACAGTCTATGAGATGCCGATAACAAGGAGCACCCAGCAGTGGGTCACCGGCTCATTCAACGATGAGAATATTGTGGATGTGTGGATAAAGGTCGAGGAGAGGCACGGCGTGAGGTCATTTTTTGCGCTCGCGGAGATCAATCATGACCTGATGGGTTTCAGGAAGCAGGCAGAGCTGTTCAATGGTGAGAACATAATCACGGCAACAGCGATTGATGCAGCCAATAACCGCGGCTTTGACCAGGCAATTGTCATACTTGATCAGGAAGGCCCGGATTTCAAGACGCCCGAGATAACGGACCATCGCAAGAAGAAGATTGCGGACAGCCCGACTCTCGGTGCAGAGTATGGTTATCCTGTTAATTTCTCTGTTTTTGTTTTTGATACCAATTATACACATGAGCTGAGGAACATCACCCTGATAATCCGGAATAGGAATTCCTCGGATCCTCCTATCGATGTTTCGATACCCATGGCGGAGATCAATGTCACATCAGGGATAATGGATGAAGGCATGTACAGCGTGGTTTACATGCCGGCTGAGCATGGTCTTATCCCGATAGGGGATTACAATGCCACTTTCTATGCTGAGGACAGGCTGGGGAATGCGAATTCTGTGATGCGGCATTTCTTTGTCAATGATACTTTAAGCGCGCTTGTGAACATAACCCACCCGCTCGATCAGATGCTGTATTCCCAGGAGGCTATGGATGTTCTCGGCACATATGTCGAGCCATCTATTGATCACTTGAATGTCATTGTCGTCGGCGAGAAGAACCTGTCGTCATACACAGCAGCCTATGATGCTTCAAGCTTCAATGCATCTGTGCTGCTTTATCCTGGGCCAAATCTTATACAGGCTAATGCAGTTGACATATTCAATAACTCAGGTTCTGATTATGTCATCATACTCAATGATCTTATCCCCCCGAATATCTCTGGCATGTCCATAACTGATACATACAATGGCAATGATCCTGACAGCGACTCTGTTCTGGAGTATGGCTTCCCGTTGTTCTTCAGGACAGAGGCCGAGGATTACAAATACACATACAATGTGACCAAGGTGGAGCTCAGGCTTATGTGCCAGGATCTGGCAGGTGAGCCTCAGGTCATAGTCGATACTCTTTACCCTGACACGCCGATTCTTACCTATGGCGGCGGCAATGTGTTCAATGGTACGATGTACATGCTCAATGAGACCCCTTACTTCAGCGTCTATTTCGATGATGAGGTCCATGTCTCAGATATGGTTTTGGAGGACTTCTGCATGAATTGTGTTGTCTCGACGACAGATGATTCCATGACTTACTTGGTGACACCATGGAAGTCTGATCCTGTAGAGCCAGGGTTCTATTCTCTTCTCATCACTGCAAGGAAGCTCCTGGCCAACGGCAGCTACGGCCCATTTGTGGATTTCTCTGTGCCTTTTGGTCTTGTTCCTTATTACCCTTCTGACCTGAACCTGAGCGAGGGCCAGTCATTGGTTTTCACCCAAAGGTTTGATTCTGGTTCAGTTGGGGATTATACTGTGTTGAATACCACTCAGGCCCCCGGTCAGTGCAGCTTCGACAGGACATTTGATATGGTCAAGACCCTGGAGGTCGGGCAGTACAGGAATAAGACTTATTATAGCTTCCTTTATGAGCCGGAGATTGTCGGGGGGAGGGCACTGCTCGGCTCGGCATGGTACAATGCAGTTTTCAGGGCATATGACCAGTTCGGGAATATGGGTGAGGAATATGTGCTGTTCAGGATAATCGACTCCATACCACCAAAGTTCAACATCACCGTCGATTCTGATTTTGTCAATTCTCTCGGCCAGACCAAGATCGGCAGGAACAGGGATTATTATGTGAATGTGCTTGCTGATAAGCCGTTGGACTCCATCAGCCTCTTCCAGTATTCTGTGTTCTCCCCGAAGACATCGTCTTTCACCACAAAGCATCTCACTCCGATATCCGGGTCAGGGAATAATTACACATTTGCCATGAGGGTCTACAACAACGAGTATTTTGACGGGCTTTCCGGTAACAACACAGAGTTCCTGATAAAGGCATTGAGTCAGGATGGGATTGAGGGTACAGAGGAGAGCATTGTCGATGGCCGGTATTTCGAGATTGACACAAAAGCGCCTGATATAATCCTGGAGCCCGATCTGGATGGTGAAGTTGTATATGAGGCCGTTGAGCAGAGGAGGATCACAGGGATAACAGAGCCTGTCGAGCCTAACAGCTTCATCAACCTGACCATGTCAGTTATCTCTGGCAGGATAAAGAGGCCTTCGGACATCCAGCATTATTCCTATGGTATACATACCGCAGGCCTCTCACTCCCCGTCGGCGCTTCCAATCTTTATGGCCATCATTCAGAGGGTTCGGCGTCAATTGTCGTGAATAATGATGTCACCTCAAAATTTGCTGAGGGGAACTATCTGGAATTCCACGATAACAATGACGCGTACAAGAGGCTCACCTATGAACGTTATGAGATTATGGATTCATCTTTCGATGAGGGGAATCAGATAACAACCCTGTTCATCTCGCCGGGTCTGGAATCCGGGATACCTGAAGGTGTTCTTGTGAAGGCGTATGCCGAGCCTTATCCTACCGGCTGGTTTGAGCACTATCTTGATTTGTTTGTCGGCAACAACACCATAGGGATGTATGCTGTTGATGAGCTCGGAAATCTGGGGAAGACCCTCAGGAGGACCATAATAAATGATATCACCCCTCCGGAGATATATCAGGTTCGGCCTTATGGCGGTTCTGTGATCAACGGCAAGCGCCTGAAACTGACGGCTAAGATAGAGGATTTGTTCTCTCCGGTCAAGATGTCATCGATCCAGCTTGTGCTGAACAACCAGACTTTCGGTTGCCAGAGCGGTCTGAAATGCAGGAGGATTGACGATAGGAAATTCGACATATCCTATGATCCGTCCAGGTGGGTGACCGATGTCTACAATGCGACACTGATTGCATATGATGTGGTGGGTAATCTCGGCGTCTATAATTGGATGTTTGAGATAGATCCGGATGTTCCCGACAATCCTGAGATTGTCTTGCTTAATGGCTCGCAGTTCCGTGATGTCTGGTATTCTGATGATGTCACCCCGACTTTCAGGGTCAAGTTCACGAACAGGACTTATGCTTCGATCGAGAGGATAGTGCTCGTGGATGAGCTTATAGGTGTTGTCTTCAGCAGGATCGATGACTGGACATTCTATGCGAATCCATGGAAGGAGAACCAGCTTTATGACAGTCTTTATCTTATGCGGATTGAGGCCCATGAGATTTTCAGCGACAATGAGGCTTCGCGCAACGGCGTTTATTTCCAGGAGTTTGTTGTGGATACTGTGGCGCCAGAGGTGTATCTTGACAATATCGGGAGGACTAACAGGATACAGAATTTCGGTGTGGATGGGGATTATTATGATTATTTCATGGACGAGAATGACAGGGTCCTTGTGCATGGGGATGTGGAGTCACGGAACGCCGCACTGAACGGCCCTTTCTTCAGGGCGATTACCAGTTTCATCGAGCAGTTCGAGCAGGGCACGAGGAGGATTTTTGCGACAGCATTCGACAAGGCCGGCAACAACAGGACAGCGTCGATCGATGTCGAGGTGGACACAGTCGCACCATCTGTCGAGATCACGAAGATAGAGCCGATGGACGGGAGTCTTGTGGTGGTTGAGGGTGATTCAGCAGAAGGCGGCCTGGTCAATTATACGCTTGATTATATCCCTGTCAGGATAAAGGGGATAGCAGATCTTAATACTGACCTGATTGTGAACATAACAAGCCCTGAAGGGACCGTGACATACATCAGCGAGATTGTCACAAACGTCTCTGCTGCGCACGCAGTATTTGTCCTTGACAATGTTCTGCTCCCATATTCCATTGATGATCTCAAGACACTCCATGTTGTTGATGCATTCTCGATAGATGATGCCGGTAACAAGGGGTCGCACAGGGCCAATGTCATCCTTGACAAGACAGGGCCTATCATCACTTTTGTGGCCCCAAGGCACAGCTTTGATCCTGCTCCGAGGATTACAGTGGAGACTGATGAGCCGGCCACATGCACTCTTGTGTACACTCCTCTGTCAGGTGCCGAGAAGACTGTCCATATGACAGCTTCATTTTCTAGGAAGCATTACTCACAGCTTGAGGAGCTCCCTTCAAATGAGAACAAGGAGACACCGACCCAGCTTAAGTTCATCTGTGTGGACCAGTTCGGCTATGAATCAGTGGATTATGACTATGTTGTGATTGATAAGAAGCCGCCAAGGATAGTCGGATGGGATCTTTCAGTCAATACAAAGGAGCTTGTGAACGATCTCCCCGGAGAGAAATATTTCATAATGTTCATGTATAACGAGACTGAGATGTCTGTTGTGGGATCAGAGCCTGTCAGATGCCGATATGACCGGGCAGATGTCCCTTTCAGTGAGATGAGGTTTGATTTCATGAACTTCGGCGCAGGATTCATGGCAGAGGACATCTCCAGGCCATTCCAGATGGTTGACAGGACCAATAATACATTCTATATCTCCTGCGAGGATCAGGCCGGTCTTGTTTCAGGCAACAAGAGGCTGGTTATATACCTTGATATTTTCTATCCGATACACATATATGATATCTCGCCGGAGAGGTATACGAACGATCTCACCCCGGAGATAAGCGGCATCACGAGGAGGGAGACCGTCTGCGGGATAGAGAGGGTCGATTATTCTAATGTGTTCGCTTTCATTTTTGATTATGTCAGCAAGATATTCACCGGGGCCGGGAGGATGGCAGCATCGTTCAGGAAGGATCATTACTATCATGAGACCCTTGTCTCCGGAGATTCATCGTCGCCGACGCAGGTGTCCCTGGAGGAGAACGCCACTTATTCTTTCAGGATGACATGCAGTGATCCGTCAGGCACTTTCGAGCCGGGTTCAAAGACAGTCACTTTTACTGTCGATACAAAAGTTGACAGCCCTATCATTTATTCACCACAGCAGGGCTTTGTGACCAATGAGACCTTGATATATGTGGAGGGTGCTGTCGAGAGGATGTCGCGCATAAACATCTATGTGAACAATCTCAGGCAGAATCCGGAGCCAATACCTGCAGAGGACGGGGCATTTTCTTATTGGGCTGTGCTCCAGCATGGCTCAAACGAGGTCAAGGTAGAGGTCATTGACAAAGCCTCCAACACAGCTTCATCTTTTGTCACAGGGGTATACAATAATATCGGCCCGACAGTGGAGTATATCGACCCTGACTACAGCAGCATTCTGCCTTATGTGGAGTACATATCCGGAAAGATTTATTCTGACATTGGTCTGGACATGCAGTCTGCCGAGGTCCAGTTGTTCAGGACAGGCTCTGCCCAGCCTTTATCTGGTCAGATTGTCGAGATGGATGATATCAGGTTCAGGTTTGTTCCTGATACGCCGTTGGATGAGGGGTTATACAGGCTTGTTGTTGTACCGAAGAACAATCTCGGCAGCAGGGGCCAGGGTTATCTTTCAATATTTGAGGTTGATGAGAACTCTGCCCAGCTTTTCCTGAGAAGCCCTTATGAAGGCGAGTGGCCTTACAGAGATTTGGTGATAACCAGTCCTGAGGTGCTGCTGGAAGGAGAGTTCTTCTCATATTACCGGCTGAATGACTCAAAGCTGTATATCGATGGCAAGAGGTCGGCCCTCAGCCTGGTCGACAATGAGTTCAGCGTGGTCAAGGTGCTCGAGCAGGAGAGCAAGAACACCATAAAGTTCTTTGCCGAGGACAGGTATGATCATCAGACCATGGTGGTCGGGCATGTTTTCAGGGATACAAAAGGGCCTAAGCTCATTTGTATAGGGTTTTACTGTGAATAG
- a CDS encoding HxsD-like protein, whose translation MSSNEIIFSLNTGFYSKDSIKETIDAFSQFGKFTMTETQDRIMIRFEPCEGLDEGTIMKVENEFRNHALASGS comes from the coding sequence ATGAGCAGCAATGAAATCATCTTCTCCCTGAACACAGGATTCTACAGCAAGGACAGCATAAAGGAGACGATAGACGCTTTCTCACAATTCGGGAAATTCACAATGACAGAAACGCAGGACAGGATCATGATAAGATTCGAACCCTGCGAAGGGCTAGATGAAGGAACAATAATGAAGGTGGAAAATGAATTCAGGAACCATGCGCTCGCATCAGGATCCTAG